A single region of the Bacteroidota bacterium genome encodes:
- a CDS encoding nitronate monooxygenase, giving the protein MANRITSLFNIQYPVIQAGMIWCSGWELASAVSNAGGLGLIGSGSMYPDILREQIRKCKAATDKPFGVNVPLLYPDIDKHIAIIIEEGVKIVFTSAGNPKTWTSHLKQHGITVVHVVSSRKFALKCQEAGVDAIVAEGFEAGGHNGREETTTLCLIPAVRDVVTIPLIAAGGIGDGRAMLACMALGADGVQIGSRFAASEESSAHINFKQTIIQTDEGSTTLTLKEITPVRLIKNKFYDAVAEAYNRCATADELKKLLGRGRAKKGMFEGDLDEGELEIGQVSATIRNILPAATILQEIISGYEAAKQRLLAE; this is encoded by the coding sequence ATGGCAAATCGTATTACCTCTTTATTTAATATACAATATCCTGTAATACAGGCAGGCATGATTTGGTGCAGCGGATGGGAACTGGCAAGTGCTGTTTCCAATGCAGGTGGTTTAGGATTAATAGGCAGCGGAAGTATGTATCCCGATATTTTACGCGAACAAATTCGCAAGTGTAAAGCAGCAACCGATAAACCATTTGGTGTAAATGTGCCTTTATTGTATCCGGATATTGATAAACATATTGCCATAATTATTGAAGAAGGGGTAAAAATTGTATTTACCAGTGCCGGCAATCCAAAAACCTGGACGTCACATTTAAAACAACATGGTATTACCGTAGTCCATGTGGTAAGCAGCCGAAAATTTGCCCTGAAATGCCAGGAAGCGGGTGTTGACGCCATTGTTGCGGAAGGTTTTGAGGCGGGAGGTCACAACGGGCGGGAAGAAACTACCACCCTTTGCCTGATTCCTGCGGTTCGCGACGTTGTCACAATTCCGCTAATTGCTGCAGGTGGAATTGGCGATGGCAGGGCAATGCTGGCATGTATGGCATTGGGAGCCGACGGAGTGCAGATAGGCAGCAGGTTTGCGGCCAGTGAGGAGAGCAGTGCACATATCAATTTTAAACAAACAATTATCCAAACCGACGAGGGAAGTACTACCCTAACCCTAAAAGAAATTACGCCGGTACGCTTAATCAAAAATAAATTTTACGATGCCGTTGCCGAGGCCTACAACCGTTGTGCCACGGCAGATGAGCTCAAAAAACTCCTTGGCAGAGGCCGCGCAAAAAAGGGCATGTTTGAAGGCGATTTAGATGAAGGTGAACTGGAAATAGGACAGGTGAGCGCTACTATTAGGAATATCTTGCCCGCTGCAACAATTTTGCAAGAGATAATAAGCGGCTACGAGGCTGCAAAACAGCGACTTCTGGCCGAATAA
- a CDS encoding NTP transferase domain-containing protein has product MKAIIPVAGVGTRLRPHTYSQPKPLIPVAGKPILGFIIDRLVKAGCTEFVFVIGYLGEKIESFVKETYPNLSTRFVIQNKREGLGHAIYLTKDFVKPGEDIFIVLGDTIFEADIETVMQMPGSALGLKRVDDPRDFGVAEVDEAFNITRVIEKPAIPKSNLALVGLYKIKESDALFTALEQIIKHEFKTQGEYHLTDALMLMIQQGIAFKGFKIQNWYDCGKKDILLETNAILLKKANLTHEQHSGFQNTIIIEPVSIAANCDIKNSIIGPNVTLGENTSVNYAIVRNSIIGNDATIDDVVLHDSVIGSDTFIKGLSQSLNIGDNTEIDLSQSFD; this is encoded by the coding sequence ATGAAAGCGATTATTCCGGTTGCGGGTGTTGGAACGCGACTGCGCCCACACACGTATTCACAACCCAAACCATTAATACCGGTTGCGGGTAAACCTATATTAGGATTTATTATCGACCGTCTGGTTAAAGCCGGTTGCACTGAATTTGTGTTTGTAATTGGTTATCTGGGCGAAAAAATTGAGTCGTTTGTAAAAGAAACTTACCCGAATTTAAGTACCCGTTTTGTTATTCAAAATAAACGTGAGGGTTTAGGACATGCCATTTATTTAACTAAAGATTTTGTTAAGCCGGGTGAAGATATTTTTATTGTTTTAGGTGATACTATTTTTGAAGCAGATATTGAAACGGTAATGCAAATGCCGGGATCTGCATTAGGATTAAAACGTGTTGATGATCCGCGCGATTTTGGTGTTGCAGAAGTAGATGAAGCATTTAATATTACCCGTGTAATTGAAAAACCGGCCATTCCGAAATCGAATTTAGCCTTGGTTGGTTTGTATAAAATTAAAGAAAGTGATGCATTATTTACTGCGCTCGAACAAATTATTAAACACGAATTTAAAACGCAGGGTGAATATCATTTAACCGATGCATTAATGTTGATGATACAGCAGGGAATTGCATTTAAAGGTTTTAAAATTCAGAACTGGTACGATTGCGGAAAAAAAGATATTTTGCTGGAAACCAATGCCATTTTATTAAAAAAGGCAAACCTTACACACGAGCAGCACAGCGGCTTTCAGAACACCATTATTATTGAACCTGTGAGTATAGCAGCTAATTGTGATATTAAAAATTCTATTATAGGACCTAATGTTACGCTCGGCGAAAATACCAGTGTAAATTATGCAATTGTACGTAATTCAATTATCGGAAATGATGCCACTATTGATGATGTAGTTTTACACGATTCGGTTATTGGCAGCGATACTTTTATTAAAGGTTTAAGTCAGAGTTTAAATATTGGCGACAATACTGAAATTGATTTGAGTCAGAGTTTCGATTAA
- a CDS encoding CotH kinase family protein, protein MKKSLLLLSLTALIACTSGFSQVVINEYSAANFDDIADNYGEFEDWIELYNAGATSVDLSGYHLSDNVDDPTKYAIPAGVTITAGGFLRFWCSNRNTAVGTNYHTNFKLTQTTGSEEIIFADAAGVILDQIDLNDPNQTNQSWGRSPNGSANWKIYLNPTPNASNGGASKIAYAKKPNMEPNAGNYAGSVTVDITVEEPNMVIRYTLDGSFPTAAATVYSTPITITSTTVLRTVAYPVSTDTLYSLCSTNTYFIDETTVMPIISVAGEEIDDLLEATGWGIEPVGSFELFDADFNLLDEAVGTFNEHGNDSWAYDQRGFDYIVRDQFGYDNDIDHDLFGDVTDRTGYQRMITKAAANDNYPSSDGGAHVRDAFVHHIAQLDHLELDERSSFFNIMYLNGEYWGVYDTREKADDADYTDYYYDQGEYEMDYIKCWGGTWAEYGTMAPWSPFVTFVTTNDMTIAANYTYATDNLNTLSLIDYILVNTFSVCSDWLNWNTEWWRGYDPAGTQQKWRYVLWDEDATFGHYINYTGIPDDSPTADPCDPLSLGGVDPNGHIDMVNALMDNEEFMSDYINRFADMINTTFDCEVILGRLDSFRAVIDPEMERHTDRWGGSYADWSSNFDELRAFIEERCAFLPSGVEDCFDVEAFGVVVQIEPAGSPNNVKVNTLIPGYYPFPATYFSGTDLGFKAIADPAYTFDHWEFQNHTPLPGISDDSVTVSLTMGDTVTAWFMGTELPLYDFTLDVYPPGSGSATVEAFTPGTYPYATTYTSGNMMNLEATPAPGFAFDYWSLENHTANPDPFVTDIFFTLSDLENATAHFRTANAVNDNQVNIGLDVSPSATSGQVAINYQLSNYQENIRLEIFAVTGQLIAVINQQDVSGAQGKHTVNINLQDYKLADGMYFIKLTAGSESRNERVILNY, encoded by the coding sequence ATGAAAAAAAGTTTACTCCTCTTATCATTAACCGCTTTAATAGCTTGTACATCAGGCTTTTCACAAGTTGTTATCAATGAGTATTCGGCTGCAAACTTCGATGATATTGCCGATAATTACGGCGAGTTTGAAGACTGGATCGAATTATACAATGCAGGCGCAACTAGTGTTGACCTATCGGGTTACCACCTGAGCGACAATGTGGATGACCCTACAAAATATGCGATTCCGGCGGGTGTAACCATTACTGCCGGCGGGTTTTTGCGCTTTTGGTGTTCTAACAGGAATACTGCAGTAGGTACTAACTACCACACTAATTTCAAATTAACCCAAACAACCGGTTCCGAAGAAATCATTTTTGCTGATGCGGCAGGAGTTATCCTCGACCAAATCGACTTAAATGACCCGAACCAGACCAACCAAAGCTGGGGTCGTTCACCAAACGGTTCGGCTAACTGGAAAATATATCTCAACCCAACACCAAATGCCTCCAATGGCGGCGCAAGTAAAATTGCCTACGCCAAAAAACCGAATATGGAGCCAAATGCAGGCAATTACGCGGGTTCTGTAACTGTTGATATTACTGTTGAAGAGCCAAATATGGTTATTAGATACACCTTAGATGGCAGTTTCCCAACAGCAGCAGCTACTGTATATTCAACGCCTATTACCATTACCTCAACAACCGTTTTACGCACAGTTGCTTATCCGGTTTCAACTGATACGTTGTATTCACTTTGTTCAACCAATACCTATTTTATTGATGAAACTACCGTGATGCCGATTATTTCTGTTGCAGGTGAAGAAATTGATGATTTACTGGAAGCAACAGGTTGGGGAATTGAACCGGTTGGCTCATTCGAATTGTTTGATGCTGATTTTAATTTATTGGATGAAGCAGTTGGTACGTTTAATGAACATGGAAACGATTCATGGGCTTACGACCAGCGTGGATTCGACTATATCGTGCGCGATCAGTTTGGATATGATAATGATATTGATCACGATTTATTTGGAGATGTTACCGACAGAACCGGTTATCAGAGAATGATTACAAAAGCTGCTGCAAACGATAATTATCCTTCCAGTGATGGTGGTGCGCATGTGCGCGATGCATTTGTACATCATATTGCACAACTTGACCATTTAGAATTAGATGAACGTTCATCGTTTTTTAATATCATGTATTTAAATGGTGAATACTGGGGTGTTTATGATACACGCGAAAAAGCAGATGATGCCGATTATACTGATTACTATTACGATCAGGGTGAATATGAAATGGATTATATTAAATGCTGGGGCGGAACCTGGGCCGAATATGGCACAATGGCGCCGTGGAGCCCGTTTGTTACATTTGTTACCACAAACGATATGACCATTGCAGCAAACTACACGTATGCAACCGATAATTTAAATACACTGAGTTTAATCGATTATATTTTAGTGAATACATTTTCGGTTTGTTCCGACTGGTTAAACTGGAATACCGAATGGTGGAGAGGTTATGACCCTGCAGGTACACAACAAAAATGGCGTTATGTACTTTGGGATGAAGATGCCACTTTTGGTCACTATATTAATTACACCGGTATACCTGACGATTCACCAACTGCCGATCCATGTGACCCGCTTTCATTAGGTGGTGTTGACCCGAACGGACATATTGATATGGTGAATGCATTAATGGATAATGAAGAATTTATGAGCGATTATATTAATCGTTTTGCAGATATGATTAATACTACTTTCGACTGCGAAGTAATTCTTGGTCGTTTAGATAGTTTCCGCGCAGTTATCGATCCGGAAATGGAACGCCATACCGACAGATGGGGTGGAAGTTATGCAGACTGGAGTTCAAATTTTGATGAACTGCGTGCATTTATTGAAGAACGTTGCGCATTTTTACCAAGTGGTGTTGAAGATTGTTTTGATGTGGAAGCATTTGGTGTTGTAGTTCAAATTGAACCTGCAGGTAGTCCGAATAATGTAAAAGTAAATACATTAATTCCGGGTTATTATCCGTTTCCTGCAACATACTTTAGTGGTACCGATTTAGGATTTAAAGCAATTGCAGATCCAGCTTACACATTTGATCATTGGGAGTTCCAGAATCATACACCATTACCTGGCATCAGCGACGATTCGGTTACCGTATCATTAACTATGGGCGATACCGTTACAGCATGGTTTATGGGAACAGAATTACCATTGTATGATTTTACTTTAGATGTTTATCCTCCGGGTTCAGGTTCAGCAACTGTTGAAGCATTTACTCCCGGAACATATCCGTATGCTACAACCTATACAAGTGGAAATATGATGAATCTTGAAGCAACGCCGGCACCTGGTTTTGCATTCGATTATTGGTCGCTCGAAAATCATACTGCAAATCCTGATCCGTTTGTAACCGATATCTTCTTTACATTATCCGATTTGGAAAATGCAACCGCACATTTCAGAACGGCAAATGCTGTAAATGATAATCAGGTGAATATTGGTTTAGATGTATCACCTTCTGCAACAAGCGGACAGGTTGCTATTAATTATCAATTGAGCAATTATCAGGAAAATATTCGTTTAGAAATATTTGCCGTAACCGGTCAGTTGATTGCAGTAATTAATCAACAGGATGTTTCCGGCGCACAGGGAAAACATACAGTAAATATTAATTTACAGGATTATAAATTAGCAGATGGCATGTATTTTATTAAATTAACTGCCGGAAGCGAATCACGCAATGAACGTGTAATACTTAATTATTAA